A stretch of the Mesorhizobium huakuii genome encodes the following:
- a CDS encoding TPM domain-containing protein, which translates to MATRPISPEDHERIADAIRAAETKTDGEIYCVVAHASDGYFAPAALMATLGMLIVSLAVAYGLEAWWLTIRLPHFVIAQLLALACVMALLWAIPGLRIHMVPRRLRYQAAHANAIKQFLARNVHRTTARTGVLVFVSIAERYAEVVADSGIDAKVGQHVWDGVVRDLTAHAGDDRLADGFVKAIEQVGAVLAEHFPVTSGDTNELDDHLVEI; encoded by the coding sequence ATGGCAACACGACCGATCAGTCCCGAAGATCACGAACGCATCGCCGACGCGATCCGCGCCGCAGAAACCAAAACCGATGGCGAGATCTACTGCGTCGTCGCGCATGCCAGCGACGGCTATTTCGCGCCCGCCGCCTTGATGGCGACGCTAGGCATGCTGATCGTCAGCCTCGCCGTCGCCTATGGGCTGGAGGCGTGGTGGCTCACCATCCGCCTGCCGCATTTCGTCATCGCGCAATTGTTGGCGCTGGCCTGCGTGATGGCCCTGTTGTGGGCGATCCCCGGCCTGCGCATCCATATGGTGCCACGGCGGCTGCGCTATCAGGCGGCGCACGCCAATGCGATCAAGCAGTTCCTCGCCCGCAACGTCCACCGCACCACGGCGCGCACCGGCGTGCTGGTCTTCGTCTCGATCGCCGAGCGCTATGCCGAGGTGGTCGCTGATTCGGGTATCGACGCCAAGGTCGGCCAGCATGTCTGGGACGGCGTGGTGCGTGACCTGACGGCGCATGCCGGCGACGACCGGCTTGCCGACGGTTTCGTCAAGGCGATCGAGCAGGTGGGCGCGGTGCTGGCCGAGCATTTCCCGGTCACCTCGGGCGATACCAATGAGCTAGACGACCATCTGGTCGAAATCTGA
- a CDS encoding ISAs1 family transposase has protein sequence MRVAPLPGTLLSLFSQIPDPRRGQGQMYPQAPILLFTVLAMLAGAVSYRQVHAFIRIHLVRLNGVFGVSVRKAPAYSTVRFILRGLDGAEVERVFRQHAAGLPTPPAQEPDDAMPDDVMPACVAIDGKTLRGSFDAFNDRKAAHLLSAFASDGQIILGHLAIDEKSNEIPAAQDLIATLGLTGRMFTLDAMHAQKNLRRSPGHG, from the coding sequence ATGAGGGTTGCACCGTTGCCCGGCACATTGCTGTCATTGTTTTCGCAGATCCCCGATCCACGCCGTGGCCAGGGGCAGATGTATCCCCAGGCGCCGATCCTGCTGTTCACGGTGCTGGCGATGCTGGCCGGGGCGGTTTCGTATCGTCAGGTCCACGCCTTCATCCGCATCCATCTTGTCCGCCTGAACGGCGTGTTCGGGGTCTCGGTGCGAAAGGCCCCAGCCTACTCGACGGTGCGGTTCATCCTTCGCGGTCTCGACGGGGCGGAGGTCGAAAGGGTGTTCCGCCAGCATGCGGCCGGCCTGCCGACGCCCCCGGCCCAAGAGCCGGACGACGCCATGCCGGACGACGTCATGCCGGCGTGCGTGGCCATTGACGGCAAGACGCTGCGCGGCAGCTTCGACGCCTTCAACGATCGCAAAGCGGCGCATCTGCTGAGTGCTTTCGCCAGCGATGGTCAGATCATCCTCGGCCATCTGGCGATCGATGAGAAGAGCAACGAAATCCCCGCCGCCCAGGACTTGATCGCCACGCTGGGCCTGACCGGGCGCATGTTCACTCTCGACGCCATGCATGCCCAAAAAAACCTTCGCCGTAGCCCTGGCCACGGGTAA
- a CDS encoding alkaline phosphatase D family protein has product MNKLSMTRRAFVTSASAAGLLGASGLALPYYSRASQRPAFTHGVQSGDVDATSGMVWTRTDRPARVMFEVSSTESFANATRLAPLDTSPASDYTVKRLLTDLASDQDIFYRMVAADLSDINAVSEPIVGRFRTAPSSKRDVKFAWSGDTAGQGWGIDETGMKTYATIARHTPDFFLHSGDTIYADGAMKDEVDLPGGGKWKNVVLIDGKRKVAETLDEYRDQWKYNMMDKNVLELSAICPTFYQWDDHEVLNNWSDSKDLSKDDRYKEKSIHVLAARAARAFHEMTTIRYEPAEPGRVYRKISHGPLLDVFFLDMRSYRGPNGANLQETLTPQSRMIGEEQSKWLKRELANSKATWKIIAADMPLSLVVWDDAAKKVGFEAVSNNDNGKPKGREMEFADVLRFIKTVGVTNTVWLTADVHYTAAHYYNPDKAQFQDFNPFWEFVSGPIHAGTFGPNDLDMTFGPELKFIKAPTAEQGQNLPPSAGLQFFGLVDISGATEQLTVRLMDRDDNELYKVTLDPVRSA; this is encoded by the coding sequence ATGAACAAGCTTTCCATGACCCGCCGCGCCTTCGTCACCTCCGCAAGTGCCGCCGGTCTGCTTGGCGCCTCGGGTCTCGCGCTGCCCTACTATTCCCGCGCCAGCCAGCGTCCGGCCTTCACCCATGGCGTCCAGTCCGGCGATGTCGATGCCACCAGCGGCATGGTGTGGACGCGCACGGATCGTCCGGCGCGCGTCATGTTCGAGGTCTCGTCGACGGAAAGCTTTGCCAATGCGACGCGTCTGGCGCCGCTCGATACCTCGCCTGCCAGCGACTACACGGTGAAGCGGCTGCTTACCGATCTCGCCTCCGACCAGGACATCTTCTACCGCATGGTCGCCGCCGATCTCTCCGATATCAATGCCGTCTCAGAGCCGATCGTCGGCCGTTTCCGCACCGCGCCGTCGTCGAAGCGCGATGTCAAGTTCGCCTGGTCGGGCGATACTGCCGGCCAGGGCTGGGGTATCGACGAGACCGGCATGAAAACCTACGCCACCATCGCCAGGCACACGCCGGACTTCTTCCTGCATTCGGGTGACACCATCTATGCCGACGGCGCCATGAAGGACGAGGTCGACCTGCCCGGCGGCGGCAAGTGGAAGAACGTCGTGCTCATCGACGGCAAACGCAAGGTTGCCGAGACGCTGGACGAATACCGCGACCAGTGGAAGTACAACATGATGGACAAGAACGTGCTGGAACTCAGCGCCATCTGCCCGACCTTCTACCAGTGGGACGACCACGAAGTGCTCAACAACTGGTCGGACTCGAAGGACCTTAGCAAGGACGACCGCTACAAGGAAAAATCCATCCACGTGCTGGCGGCGCGGGCGGCGCGCGCCTTCCACGAGATGACCACCATCCGCTACGAGCCGGCGGAACCGGGCCGGGTCTACCGCAAGATCTCGCACGGGCCGCTGCTCGACGTCTTTTTCCTCGACATGCGCTCCTATCGCGGCCCGAACGGCGCGAACCTGCAGGAAACCCTCACACCGCAGTCGCGCATGATCGGCGAGGAGCAGTCGAAGTGGCTGAAGCGGGAACTGGCCAACTCCAAGGCGACCTGGAAGATCATCGCCGCCGACATGCCACTCAGCCTCGTGGTCTGGGACGACGCGGCGAAGAAGGTCGGCTTCGAAGCCGTCAGCAACAACGACAACGGCAAGCCGAAGGGCCGCGAGATGGAATTCGCCGACGTGCTGCGCTTCATCAAGACTGTCGGCGTCACCAACACGGTGTGGCTCACCGCCGACGTGCACTATACGGCCGCGCACTACTACAACCCAGACAAGGCGCAGTTCCAGGATTTCAATCCCTTCTGGGAATTCGTCTCCGGCCCGATCCACGCCGGCACCTTCGGCCCCAACGATCTCGACATGACCTTCGGTCCGGAGCTGAAATTCATCAAGGCGCCGACCGCCGAGCAGGGCCAGAACCTGCCGCCGTCGGCCGGCCTGCAGTTCTTCGGCCTTGTCGATATCTCAGGCGCGACCGAGCAACTCACAGTGCGGCTGATGGATCGCGACGACAACGAACTCTACAAGGTCACACTCGATCCGGTACGATCGGCGTAA
- a CDS encoding peroxidase-related enzyme — translation MTGKITALDLASGELSEATKTYFAKCEEKLGLVPNVLKAYAFDDKKLRAFTDMYNDLMLGESGLSKLEREMIAVAVSSINHCYYCLTAHGAAVRQLSGDPALGEMMVMNFRAADLSPKQTAMLEFAVKLTEEPAKIIEADRAALRTAGFSDRDIWDIASTAAFFNMSNRVAAAIDMRPNDEYHAMAR, via the coding sequence ATGACCGGCAAAATCACCGCACTCGATCTGGCCTCGGGAGAGTTGAGCGAGGCGACGAAAACCTATTTCGCCAAATGCGAGGAGAAGCTCGGCCTGGTTCCCAACGTGCTCAAGGCCTACGCCTTCGACGACAAGAAGCTGCGCGCCTTCACCGACATGTACAACGACCTGATGCTGGGTGAGTCAGGTCTGTCGAAGCTGGAGCGCGAGATGATCGCGGTCGCCGTCTCCTCGATCAACCATTGCTACTACTGCCTGACCGCCCATGGCGCGGCGGTGCGCCAGCTGTCCGGCGATCCGGCGCTCGGCGAGATGATGGTGATGAATTTCCGCGCCGCCGATCTGTCCCCGAAACAGACAGCAATGCTCGAATTCGCCGTCAAGCTGACCGAAGAGCCGGCCAAGATTATCGAGGCCGACCGGGCCGCGCTCCGCACGGCAGGCTTCAGCGACCGCGACATCTGGGACATCGCCTCGACCGCGGCCTTCTTCAACATGTCGAACCGGGTGGCGGCGGCAATCGATATGCGCCCGAACGACGAATACCACGCCATGGCGCGGTAG
- a CDS encoding ISAs1 family transposase, whose translation MPKKTFAVALATGNHLLVQLKENQPNLDDEIRAIVDSRTPSDTASSRDTVRSRQEDRTVDVFPVGKALVDSEWQPFVKTIIRVTRQTWLRSAATGMWQPRGEVSYYISSEQGLPAKTWAAIIRGHWGIENRNHYVRDVSCDEDRSRIRDNPGIMARARSFALNILRHNGTKNVAQALWNGALSLDLILAYKAL comes from the coding sequence ATGCCCAAAAAAACCTTCGCCGTAGCCCTGGCCACGGGTAACCATCTGCTGGTTCAACTCAAGGAGAACCAGCCCAATCTGGATGACGAGATTCGCGCCATCGTCGACAGCCGCACTCCCAGCGACACGGCCTCCTCACGCGACACAGTGCGATCCCGGCAGGAGGATCGAACCGTGGACGTCTTTCCCGTCGGCAAGGCCCTCGTCGACAGCGAATGGCAGCCCTTCGTCAAGACCATCATCCGCGTCACCCGCCAAACTTGGCTCCGCAGTGCCGCCACGGGCATGTGGCAGCCGCGCGGCGAGGTCTCATACTATATCTCCTCCGAACAGGGTCTCCCCGCCAAGACTTGGGCCGCCATCATCCGAGGCCACTGGGGCATCGAGAACCGCAACCACTATGTCCGCGACGTGTCCTGCGACGAGGACCGCAGCCGTATCCGCGACAACCCCGGCATCATGGCCAGAGCCCGCAGCTTCGCCCTCAACATCCTGCGTCACAACGGCACGAAAAACGTCGCTCAAGCCCTCTGGAACGGCGCTCTCTCCCTCGATCTCATCCTCGCTTACAAGGCTCTGTAA
- a CDS encoding alkaline phosphatase family protein codes for MVVQSWRTVVRRFSMPAVLVAGMALSGAPQAVASSRKPPKYDHVVVVIMENHTFEQISLAGRAAPYLHKLARGGALFDRSYGVAHPSQPNYFALFSGLTQGVHDDGMHGFAAPNLAARLRAHGKTFTGYVEAGSPRKHNPWESFADAKGFEKSLAHLPRDYAKLPSVSFVIPNLENDMHDGTIETADTWLKTQLGGYAAWSKKNNSLLIVTFDEDDYRTENHIFTVFYGSGIKSGRYSERIDHYSVLRTIEDIESIPPLAGLFNADYRAL; via the coding sequence GTGGTTGTGCAAAGTTGGCGCACGGTCGTTCGACGGTTCTCCATGCCGGCTGTCCTGGTAGCTGGCATGGCGCTGAGTGGGGCGCCCCAGGCCGTAGCATCGTCAAGGAAGCCGCCGAAATATGATCACGTCGTTGTCGTGATCATGGAGAACCACACCTTTGAGCAGATTTCCCTGGCGGGACGAGCTGCTCCCTATTTGCATAAGTTGGCGAGAGGTGGCGCGCTGTTCGATCGATCCTACGGAGTTGCTCACCCCAGCCAACCCAATTACTTCGCGCTGTTCAGCGGCTTGACACAAGGCGTCCATGACGACGGCATGCACGGCTTTGCCGCGCCGAACCTGGCCGCTCGTCTTCGGGCTCACGGCAAGACATTTACGGGCTACGTCGAAGCCGGATCGCCGCGAAAACATAATCCCTGGGAATCGTTTGCCGACGCGAAGGGATTTGAGAAGTCTCTTGCCCACCTCCCTCGCGACTACGCGAAGCTGCCATCCGTCAGTTTCGTGATCCCCAATCTCGAAAATGACATGCATGACGGCACAATAGAGACGGCTGACACCTGGTTGAAAACTCAACTTGGTGGTTATGCCGCATGGTCGAAGAAAAACAACAGCCTGTTGATAGTGACTTTCGATGAAGACGACTACCGTACAGAGAATCATATATTCACGGTATTCTACGGATCTGGAATAAAATCAGGACGTTACTCCGAAAGGATCGATCACTATTCGGTCTTGCGGACCATTGAAGACATAGAGAGCATACCCCCCTTGGCAGGGCTGTTCAACGCTGATTACAGAGCCTTGTAA
- a CDS encoding MFS transporter produces the protein MIAQSRPFGQRYAFVVVGVIFLCLLVAAGLRSAPSVMMLPLENSFGWRRDVISLAAGIGILLYGLTGPFAAALMERIGLRRTLIASLVVMSGSTALSLLMTKPWHLFITWGVFSGIGSGAVASVLGATIVNRWFKTNRGLVMGLMSASSASGMLVFLPLIAALAQSGGWQPVAVAVAVATAAMIPLVWLLVPERPASIGMVRYGAEVDDVPPTSPASQGNFLAHTLNTLRRAAGTRVFWYLFATFFVCGFTTNGLVGTHLIAFCGDMGIGEVQAAGLLSMMGIFDLIGTTLSGWLTDRFDPRKLLGVYYAIRGLSLIYLPYSGFSATSLIIFAVLYGLDWIATVPPTLRLANEAFGDRSGPIVFGWIVAGHQVGAATAAAFGGTMRELQGNYELAFLIAGMTAIAAACISLLINTSRPAFDPEPQAA, from the coding sequence ATGATAGCTCAATCCCGTCCCTTTGGCCAGCGCTACGCTTTCGTCGTGGTCGGCGTCATCTTTCTCTGCCTGCTGGTCGCGGCCGGGCTTCGCTCCGCACCCTCGGTCATGATGCTGCCGCTGGAAAATAGTTTTGGCTGGCGGCGCGACGTCATCTCGCTGGCTGCCGGCATCGGCATCCTGCTTTATGGTCTGACCGGTCCGTTTGCCGCCGCGTTGATGGAGCGGATCGGGCTGCGCCGCACGCTGATCGCATCGCTGGTCGTGATGTCGGGCTCGACCGCTCTCAGCCTGCTGATGACCAAGCCCTGGCATCTCTTCATCACCTGGGGCGTCTTCTCCGGCATCGGTTCCGGCGCGGTCGCCAGCGTGCTTGGCGCCACCATCGTCAACCGCTGGTTCAAGACCAATCGCGGTCTCGTCATGGGTCTGATGTCGGCCTCCAGCGCGTCGGGCATGCTGGTGTTCCTGCCGCTTATCGCCGCGTTGGCGCAATCGGGTGGCTGGCAGCCGGTTGCCGTTGCGGTCGCGGTCGCCACCGCAGCTATGATACCGCTGGTCTGGCTGCTGGTGCCGGAGCGGCCGGCCTCGATCGGCATGGTCCGCTATGGCGCCGAGGTCGATGACGTGCCGCCAACATCACCGGCCTCGCAAGGCAATTTCCTGGCGCATACGCTCAACACGCTGCGCCGCGCCGCCGGCACGCGGGTGTTCTGGTACCTGTTCGCCACCTTCTTCGTCTGTGGCTTCACCACCAACGGTCTGGTCGGCACCCATCTCATCGCCTTCTGCGGCGACATGGGCATCGGCGAGGTGCAGGCCGCCGGCCTGCTGTCGATGATGGGCATTTTCGACCTGATCGGCACGACGCTGTCGGGCTGGCTCACCGACCGTTTCGACCCGCGCAAGCTGCTCGGCGTCTACTATGCCATTCGCGGCCTGTCGCTGATCTACCTGCCCTATTCCGGCTTCTCGGCGACCAGCCTGATCATCTTCGCCGTGCTCTACGGCCTCGACTGGATCGCCACCGTGCCGCCGACGCTGCGGCTCGCCAACGAAGCCTTCGGCGACCGCAGCGGACCGATCGTGTTCGGCTGGATCGTCGCCGGCCATCAGGTGGGGGCTGCCACCGCGGCAGCCTTCGGCGGCACGATGCGCGAACTGCAGGGCAATTACGAGTTGGCCTTCCTGATCGCCGGCATGACGGCGATCGCGGCTGCCTGTATCTCGCTGCTGATCAACACCAGCCGGCCGGCCTTCGACCCGGAGCCGCAAGCCGCTTGA
- a CDS encoding TetR/AcrR family transcriptional regulator: MPTDKNIELTISDDHASTPPKAAKKILDVAYDLFYRRGIRAIGVDEIVKRAGVTKPSLYRSFPSKDELAASYLRQYDLEYWERFDEAVNAHPGDPRAQIKAFLTRIGKRTQVADYRGCGMTNAAVEYPDHSHPARVVSEANKQELRRRLRAMAAAMGAEDADTLGDGLLLLIEGAYISGQLFGLGGPAQSVARNADLLIEASLKK; the protein is encoded by the coding sequence ATGCCAACGGACAAAAATATTGAACTGACCATCAGCGACGATCATGCATCGACGCCGCCGAAGGCGGCCAAGAAGATCCTCGACGTGGCGTACGACCTGTTCTACCGGCGGGGTATCAGGGCGATCGGCGTCGACGAGATCGTCAAACGCGCCGGCGTCACCAAGCCCAGTCTCTATCGCAGCTTCCCTTCCAAGGACGAGTTGGCCGCTTCCTATCTTCGGCAATACGATCTTGAATATTGGGAACGTTTCGACGAAGCGGTCAACGCCCATCCGGGCGACCCGCGCGCGCAGATCAAGGCTTTCCTGACCCGCATTGGCAAGCGCACGCAAGTGGCGGACTATCGCGGCTGCGGCATGACCAACGCGGCGGTCGAGTATCCCGACCACAGCCATCCGGCCCGCGTGGTGAGCGAGGCCAACAAGCAGGAATTGCGCCGCCGCCTGCGCGCCATGGCCGCCGCAATGGGCGCTGAGGACGCCGACACGCTCGGCGACGGGCTGCTGCTTCTGATCGAGGGCGCCTATATCAGTGGCCAGTTGTTCGGGCTCGGCGGTCCGGCGCAGTCGGTCGCGCGCAACGCCGATCTGCTGATCGAAGCGAGCTTGAAGAAATAG
- the ppa gene encoding inorganic diphosphatase — MRIEAIAIGKNPPEDINVIIEVPIGGEPIKYEMDKEAGTLFVDRFLHTSMRYPGNYGFVPHTLSGDGDPIDVLVCNTRALVPGCVINVRPIGVLVMEDNAGQDEKVIAVPSPKLTLRYENVTEYTHLPEITRQQVQHFFEHYKDLEPGKWVKIEGWHDSKYAKKMIVDAIERAKKSK; from the coding sequence ATGCGCATTGAAGCCATAGCCATCGGAAAGAATCCGCCTGAGGACATCAACGTCATCATCGAGGTGCCGATCGGCGGCGAGCCGATCAAATACGAGATGGACAAGGAGGCCGGCACACTGTTCGTCGACCGCTTCCTGCACACCTCGATGCGCTACCCCGGCAATTACGGCTTCGTGCCGCACACGCTGTCGGGCGACGGCGATCCGATCGACGTGCTGGTCTGCAACACGCGTGCCCTGGTGCCGGGCTGCGTCATCAATGTCAGGCCAATCGGCGTGCTGGTGATGGAAGACAATGCCGGCCAGGACGAGAAGGTCATCGCCGTGCCGTCGCCGAAGCTGACGCTGCGCTACGAGAACGTCACCGAATACACGCATCTGCCCGAAATCACGCGCCAGCAGGTGCAGCACTTCTTCGAGCACTACAAGGATCTCGAACCCGGCAAATGGGTCAAGATCGAAGGCTGGCACGATTCCAAATATGCCAAGAAGATGATCGTTGACGCGATCGAACGGGCGAAGAAGAGCAAGTAG
- a CDS encoding LysE family translocator produces MHLTSLLIFAAALFVAAGSPGPSIAALVARVISKGFRDVFPFLLAMWIGEGIWLSLAVFGLAVVAQTFHFAFVVVKWVGVAYLAYLAWKMWTAPVDAKEGEMPREDSAIKLFFAGMAVTLGNPKIMMFYLALLPTIIDLASVSIVGWIELTATMAVVLIAIDVAWVLAASQARKLLKSKRAMKIANRISATTMAGAAAAIAARS; encoded by the coding sequence ATGCATCTCACCTCGCTCCTGATCTTCGCCGCCGCGCTGTTCGTTGCGGCCGGCTCGCCCGGCCCATCGATCGCGGCACTGGTCGCGCGCGTCATCTCCAAGGGTTTTCGCGACGTGTTTCCGTTCCTGCTCGCCATGTGGATCGGCGAGGGCATCTGGCTGTCGCTGGCCGTGTTCGGACTGGCCGTGGTGGCGCAGACTTTTCACTTTGCCTTTGTTGTCGTGAAATGGGTGGGTGTCGCCTATCTCGCTTACCTTGCCTGGAAGATGTGGACGGCGCCTGTCGATGCCAAAGAAGGCGAGATGCCGCGCGAGGATTCGGCGATAAAACTGTTCTTCGCCGGCATGGCTGTCACGCTCGGCAACCCCAAGATCATGATGTTCTATCTGGCACTGCTGCCGACCATCATCGACCTCGCTTCGGTCAGCATCGTCGGCTGGATCGAACTGACGGCGACCATGGCGGTGGTGCTGATCGCCATCGATGTCGCCTGGGTGCTCGCCGCCTCGCAGGCGCGCAAGCTCTTGAAAAGCAAGCGCGCCATGAAGATCGCCAACCGCATCAGCGCCACGACAATGGCCGGTGCCGCGGCGGCGATCGCGGCACGATCCTGA
- a CDS encoding GNAT family N-acetyltransferase — MNTLTIDIRKADPRDAGAIAEVHLEAWRGAYSGIIPHRTLTSMINRRGADWWANAIRRAATVLVVEIGGTIAGYATIGKNRARELKQQGEIYELYLRPEYQGIGLGRRLFSAARARLADHGLKGMVVWALEDNQNALAFYAGAGGRDVAEGVEIFEQKALKKVAFVWE; from the coding sequence ATGAATACGCTGACGATCGACATCCGGAAAGCCGACCCGCGCGATGCAGGCGCCATTGCCGAAGTGCATCTGGAAGCTTGGCGCGGCGCCTATTCCGGCATCATTCCCCACCGCACGCTAACGTCGATGATCAATCGTCGCGGCGCCGACTGGTGGGCGAATGCGATTCGCCGCGCCGCCACCGTGCTGGTGGTCGAAATCGGCGGCACGATTGCCGGCTATGCGACGATCGGCAAGAACCGGGCCCGGGAGCTCAAGCAGCAAGGCGAGATCTACGAATTGTACCTGCGCCCGGAATATCAGGGCATCGGTCTCGGCCGGCGGCTGTTTTCGGCAGCCAGGGCGCGTCTGGCCGACCATGGCCTGAAAGGCATGGTGGTCTGGGCGCTGGAAGACAACCAGAACGCACTGGCCTTCTATGCCGGCGCCGGCGGCCGCGATGTCGCCGAAGGTGTCGAGATCTTCGAACAAAAAGCGCTGAAGAAGGTCGCCTTCGTCTGGGAATGA
- a CDS encoding TPM domain-containing protein — protein sequence MTTRTISLFFNPAIHALLAALALLLSCFAVFAAELPALTGRVVDNAGIIDAGTKAALTQKLADFETKGSDQIVVATILSLDGEEIEPYANRLFRFWKLGQAGENNGVLLLVAKNDHKMRIEVGYGLEGTLTDLHTKLIIENDMVPAFRAGNFSGGISKAVDDMVMVLEGNPEELEARGKRNPADSSTPMDPIVTIFLILWATMFFGGLAMAFLPPMFGTKLSPGVYKWLGMTFRYGRGPSGSSSGSSSWTSGSSSSGWSSGSSGSSWSSGSSSSGGGFSGGGGSSGGGGSSGSW from the coding sequence ATGACGACACGCACCATCAGCCTGTTTTTCAACCCGGCGATCCATGCTCTCCTGGCCGCGCTGGCGCTGCTTTTGTCCTGCTTCGCTGTTTTCGCCGCCGAGTTGCCGGCACTGACCGGCCGAGTCGTCGACAATGCCGGCATCATCGATGCCGGCACCAAGGCGGCGCTGACGCAGAAACTTGCCGATTTCGAGACAAAAGGCTCCGACCAGATCGTCGTGGCGACCATTCTCAGCCTCGACGGCGAGGAGATCGAACCCTACGCCAACCGGTTGTTCCGCTTCTGGAAACTCGGCCAGGCGGGTGAGAACAACGGCGTGCTGCTGCTGGTGGCGAAGAATGACCACAAGATGCGCATCGAGGTCGGCTATGGGCTGGAAGGCACGCTGACCGACCTGCACACCAAGTTGATCATCGAGAACGACATGGTGCCGGCCTTCCGCGCCGGCAATTTCTCCGGCGGCATCTCGAAGGCTGTCGACGACATGGTCATGGTGCTCGAAGGCAATCCCGAGGAGCTGGAAGCGCGCGGCAAGCGCAATCCCGCCGACAGCAGCACCCCCATGGACCCGATCGTTACGATTTTCCTGATCCTGTGGGCGACGATGTTCTTCGGTGGTCTGGCGATGGCGTTCCTGCCGCCGATGTTCGGCACAAAATTGTCGCCGGGCGTATACAAATGGCTGGGCATGACGTTTCGTTACGGCCGGGGGCCGAGCGGATCGTCGTCGGGCTCCAGCAGCTGGACATCGGGTTCGTCAAGCAGCGGCTGGTCGTCGGGAAGCTCCGGCAGCAGCTGGTCGTCCGGGTCGAGCAGCAGCGGCGGCGGGTTTTCGGGCGGCGGCGGCTCGTCCGGCGGTGGCGGTTCTTCAGGAAGCTGGTGA
- a CDS encoding DUF1062 domain-containing protein — protein MSTLCIHWAIAPQIAPQPLINCNRCGGVKAYRCSGKFRVNANGKRIDVWLIYRCVDCDNSWNFGIFERCNRRDIEPALLQALESNDPGLARRHAFDIVALRSHVGRVEEFPDVAVHKRLLGGARESAAALELQLGLEMPTSLRLDRLLANELGISRSRLQALEERRLLVVDPDGAKALRKPARQGMTVRIDLAGEPDHQAIIRAAGG, from the coding sequence ATGTCTACTCTGTGCATCCACTGGGCGATCGCGCCCCAAATCGCACCTCAACCGCTCATCAACTGCAATCGCTGCGGCGGCGTGAAGGCCTATCGCTGCAGCGGCAAATTCCGTGTCAACGCCAACGGCAAGCGCATCGACGTCTGGCTGATCTACCGCTGCGTCGATTGCGACAATTCCTGGAATTTCGGCATTTTCGAACGCTGCAACCGCCGTGACATCGAGCCGGCGCTGCTGCAGGCGCTCGAAAGCAACGATCCGGGGCTGGCGCGGCGCCATGCCTTCGACATCGTCGCCCTGCGCAGCCATGTCGGACGCGTCGAGGAGTTTCCCGATGTCGCCGTGCATAAGCGGTTGCTTGGCGGCGCCAGGGAAAGCGCGGCGGCCCTGGAACTCCAGCTTGGGCTGGAAATGCCGACATCGCTCCGGCTCGACCGCTTGCTTGCCAATGAACTCGGCATCTCGCGCTCGCGGCTTCAGGCGCTGGAGGAGCGGCGTCTGCTGGTGGTCGATCCGGACGGAGCCAAAGCCTTGCGCAAACCGGCCCGTCAGGGAATGACGGTCCGCATCGATCTGGCCGGCGAACCGGATCACCAAGCCATCATCCGCGCGGCCGGCGGATGA